From Amycolatopsis sp. cg9, one genomic window encodes:
- a CDS encoding SpoIIE family protein phosphatase — MKFVSDHEQRRLAGACFARSGLTLEQLWLRYFALGGLASALDLDAYLHELLQLAPTQRDMVAHAVNERLDELTDPPRAPYSRIERRATPRHGPLSALVRLLDGAHRAPPERLPALVADAGRALDVEIAVYLADYGQRLLVPATGGGAPALDIETTTAGEAFRRAGSLVTREGGRPKLWTILLDGVERLGVLEVVPTDGTDPDDPLLREQCRWLAGLLGHLVTATTQYGDGLDVRRRRRNRAVPAELLWHSLPPLTGATEAVTVGASVTPAYDLRSVGFDYALSERTAQLALFEARAGEAGSSVAVVEALAAYRAARLDGADLPAQHRALDDVAPADGCLTGVLAEVDLRSGRLSWLAAGHPPPLIAGDGRVTEAAGPAGPAFGTGPAPAVAHHTLAPDDLVVLVSEAAHRTVTDLLPRNTARLPPETARVLTQALGEGREAGVLLARWTPPR, encoded by the coding sequence ATGAAGTTCGTGTCCGATCACGAGCAGCGGCGGCTGGCCGGCGCGTGCTTCGCCCGATCAGGCCTGACCCTGGAACAGCTGTGGCTGCGCTACTTCGCCCTGGGCGGCCTCGCCAGCGCGCTCGACCTGGACGCCTACCTCCACGAGCTGCTCCAGCTCGCGCCGACGCAGCGGGACATGGTGGCGCACGCGGTCAACGAGCGCCTCGACGAGCTGACCGACCCGCCCCGCGCGCCCTACAGCCGGATCGAACGGCGGGCGACCCCGCGCCACGGCCCGCTTTCGGCCCTGGTGCGGCTGCTCGACGGGGCGCACCGCGCTCCCCCGGAACGGCTGCCCGCGCTCGTCGCCGACGCCGGCCGGGCGCTCGACGTCGAAATCGCCGTCTACCTCGCCGACTACGGCCAGCGGCTGCTCGTCCCGGCCACGGGCGGCGGCGCCCCGGCCCTCGACATCGAGACCACCACCGCGGGCGAGGCCTTCCGCCGCGCAGGCAGCCTCGTCACGCGCGAGGGCGGCCGGCCGAAGCTGTGGACCATCCTGCTCGACGGCGTCGAACGGCTCGGGGTGCTGGAAGTCGTCCCGACCGATGGCACCGATCCCGACGATCCGCTGCTGCGCGAGCAGTGCCGATGGCTGGCCGGGCTGCTCGGGCACCTGGTGACCGCGACGACCCAGTACGGCGACGGCCTCGACGTCCGGCGTCGGCGGCGGAACCGGGCCGTGCCCGCCGAGCTGCTGTGGCACAGCCTGCCGCCGCTCACCGGGGCCACGGAGGCCGTGACCGTGGGGGCGAGCGTGACCCCCGCCTACGACCTGCGGAGCGTCGGGTTCGACTACGCCTTGTCCGAGCGCACCGCCCAGCTGGCCCTGTTCGAGGCGCGCGCAGGCGAAGCGGGCAGCAGCGTGGCCGTGGTGGAAGCCCTGGCCGCCTACCGCGCGGCCCGGCTCGACGGCGCCGATCTGCCCGCGCAGCACCGGGCCCTGGACGACGTCGCCCCGGCGGACGGCTGCCTGACGGGCGTCCTGGCCGAAGTGGACCTGCGCAGCGGACGCCTGTCGTGGCTCGCCGCCGGCCACCCACCGCCCCTGATCGCCGGCGACGGCCGGGTCACCGAAGCCGCCGGCCCGGCCGGCCCCGCGTTCGGCACCGGCCCGGCGCCGGCGGTCGCGCACCACACCCTGGCACCGGACGACCTGGTCGTCCTCGTCTCCGAAGCCGCCCACCGCACCGTCACCGATCTGCTGCCCCGCAACACCGCGAGGCTTCCCCCGGAAACGGCGCGGGTGCTCACGCAAGCCCTCGGCGAAGGGCGCGAGGCGGGTGTGCTGCTCGCCCGGTGGACGCCGCCCCGGTGA